A single genomic interval of Dysidea avara chromosome 8, odDysAvar1.4, whole genome shotgun sequence harbors:
- the LOC136263754 gene encoding zinc finger MYM-type protein 1-like, with translation MSKREKNLLDLWKAKIKKSRVEINLISDSDEEQSTNIDADHAGGETVTMSGEKIHAASSYDSDKSCDKLGNEESHQAVTTVLMEENSSHCSAAAAAAGGLDSEAADESFSHSNAQPSALPLSETEVCQSLCCSDIIKPFHPTDAKTVFSLANNKRNFMTHWYQTYPWLSVCTTKRKVFCCYCRYAEKLNMLNFSKRGEDTFTTSGFNKWKKALEKFKRHSLSITHREAVMKCHQLQKAPIDSTLNLQVQKTQASRRNALLKQLDAIKFLLRQGLAFRGHDEFEGNLHQLLVMLSRDNGDVKTWISEKKYISHDIINDQISIFANTLLRSLLLRITKNAPSWYSIIGDEATDVAKREQFNLSIRWVNNDYDIAEDPIGLYCLLNTTADTLYKVIKDILIRCSLPLSLCRGQAYDGAANMQGKRTGVATRMLKKNPTALPVHCLAHSLNLCLQDAGRQVQLLRDALDVVKEISQLIKFSPKRSHMFSEKLQQCDSSSSGVNSKLLCLTRWTARHGAFEAVLKDYSILMETMEENSETSHDEYGVKAKGILTLMEKFSTFFGIELGYLIFGPAEALSNTLQCKDTSFQEAMAAVTLAKSFYKRIRKEEECNRFYDRIVRKSVTAKIDSPCLPRYRRAPKRIDSGSSPHQFTTP, from the coding sequence ATGTCAAAAAGAGAGAAGAATTTATTAGACTTGTGGAAGGCAAAGATTAAGAAATCACGAGTTGAAATCAATCTTATATCAGATTCTGATGAAGAGCAAAGTACTAATATTGATGCGGATCACGCTGGCGGTGAAACCGTGACGATGAGTGGTGAGAAGATCCATGCCGCAAGCTCGTATGATAGTGACAAGAGTTGTGATAAGTTGGGAAATGAAGAAAGCCATCAAGCAGTCACTACAGTACTGATGGAGGAAAACAGCTCGCATTgctcagcagcagcagcagcagctggaGGCTTGGACTCTGAAGCTGCAGACGAGAGTTTTTCCCATAGCAATGCTCAGCCATCTGCTCTACCTCTATCGGAGACCGAGGTGTGCCAGTCATTGTGTTGTAGCGACATTATCAAGCCATTTCATCCTACTGATGCAAAAACGGTGTTTTCTTTAGCAAACAACAAACGCAATTTCATGACACATTGGTACCAAACCTATCCTTGGCTATCAGTTTGTACTACAAAGAGGAAGGTGTTTTGTTGCTATTGTAGATATGCTGAAAAGCTAAACATGTTAAATTTTAGCAAAAGAGGTGAAGATACTTTTACTACTAGTGGGTTTAATAAGTGGAAGAAAGCTCTTGAAAAGTTCAAACGTCATTCACTCTCAATAACTCACCGTGAGGCAGTCATGAAGTGTCATCAGCTACAGAAAGCACCCATTGATAGCACATTAAACTTGCAGGTACAGAAGACACAAGCTAGTAGACGAAATGCTTTACTGAAGCAGCTTGACGCTATTAAATTTCTGCTTCGTCAAGGCCTTGCTTTTAGAGGGCACGATGAATTTGAAGGCAACTTACATCAACTTCTAGTCATGTTATCAAGAGATAATGGAGATGTCAAAACTTGGATCAGTGAAAAGAAGTATATTTCTCATGACATAATTAATGATCAAATTTCTATATTCGCCAACACTCTTTTAAGGTCCTTGCTGTTACGAATTACAAAGAATGCTCCCTCATGGTACTCCATTATTGGGGATGAAGCAACAGATGTTGCTAAAAGAGAGCAGTTTAATTTATCCATTAGATGGGTAAATAATGATTATGATATTGCAGAAGATCCCATTGGTTTATATTGCCTTCTCAACACCACTGCCGATACACTGTACAAGGTCATTAAAGACATACTGATAAGGTGTTCTCTTCCTCTTTCACTGTGCAGGGGACAGGCATATGATGGGGCTGCAAATATGCAAGGGAAAAGGACTGGGGTTGCCACTAGAATGCTAAAAAAGAACCCAACTGCACTTCCTGTGCACTGTTTGGCTCATTCACTAAATTTGTGCTTACAGGATGCAGGAAGACAAGTTCAATTACTAAGAGATGCCCTAGATGTGGTTAAAGAAATATCacaattaattaaattttcaccaAAGCGATCCCATATGTTTTCAGAGAAGCTGCAGCAGTGTGACAGCAGCTCTTCAGGAGTTAACAGCAAATTACTTTGTCTCACACGCTGGACAGCCAGACATGGTGCTTTTGAAGCAGTTTTAAAGGACTACTCCATTTTAATGGAAACCATGGAAGAAAATAGTGAAACTTCCCATGATGAATATGGAGTGAAAGCAAAAGGAATTTTAACTTTGATGGAGAAGTTTTCAACTTTTTTTGGTATTGAATTGGGTTATCTCATTTTTGGTCCAGCTGAGGCTTTATCAAATACTTTGCAATGCAAGGACACATCATTTCAAGAGGCAATGGCAGCAGTTACCCTAGCAAAGTCATTTTATAAAAGAATACGAAAGGAAGAGGAATGTAATCGTTTCTATGACAGAATTGTTAGAAAATCTGTGACAGCAAAGATTGACTCGCCTTGTTTGCCCAGATATAGAAGAGCTCCAAAAAGAATAGATTCTGGTAGCAGCCCACATCAATTCACTACACCTTAA